From a region of the Saccharomyces paradoxus chromosome IV, complete sequence genome:
- the PMT7 gene encoding putative dolichyl-phosphate-mannose--protein mannosyltransferase (protein mannosyltransferase similar to Pmt1p~similar to YDR307W) — protein MLRQDKTTSKNMRDLRLQGPYRKYIPYNIFELCGIGHLNALDYIFAFLVVVANFTLISRLHSSSFWNRPWDNHGEEELSQLIQFYVDKAFYIHELPPFTIQFYSIVRRLKIAENLRYVSLLLNSSTLGFLFLILRRINCSYVISATGLLILSTWETFRNEGTVISFDSLEWCLFSVVIYSLISVSTVKQGTTRWFAHLVTLSISLGLAISSKFIGVVTWAFVILSLVRQFDRLISDIKVTTSQIVRFIILCVLFVLVVPGSIFIISYSNLLTNFKTDTPQFSKYMSTFFKSYLRGPQLQPSRLYYGSTITLRHLDSMVGYLASHDISYPSDADEQLVTLSFEEFNVDNEWVVEHPTLNLNFSEVHHADQLTPVEFGQDIKLRHKSTGKLLRASTAKPPISEQDYDFQISCTKDSDYEGGMDETWDVLLIKDETNNDKKNNADDKYVKPLRSEMRFYNNGQRCGLLSHDLRLPEWGRFEQEVLCMENPVTPRTTFVIDSVQLPVDFQVPMMEYYMSEINSSAEVNHTLSWSQLFHLLGEYIFKQYKYNYYIKYGKNKVSFEDAFAVEKWPITLDAESPVWFNFAWYGSILSMFIFLCVQCKRMICWNPWSTAEASFSIHWDIYNEFGWKCIIGWFLHFYIFTMSPHFNLGKTLYFQSFFFSVLCLLESLDFLTKQMVERSCQL, from the coding sequence ATGTTAAGACAGGACAAAACTACTTCAAAAAACATGAGGGACTTGAGATTACAGGGGCCCTACAGAAAATACATTCCATACAATATTTTCGAACTGTGCGGAATTGGTCACTTAAATGCACTAGATTATATTTTCGCGTTTTTGGTTGTTGTTGCCAATTTCACGTTAATATCGAGATTGCactcttcttcattctgGAACCGGCCATGGGATAATCATGGTGAAGAGGAACTTTCCCAATTAATTCAATTTTACGTAGATAAGGCTTTCTACATCCATGAATTACCACCGTTTACCATTCAGTTCTACTCCATCGTTCGAAGGTTAAAAATCGCAGAAAATTTGAGGTACgtttctttgcttttgaaTTCATCAACTTTaggtttccttttcctgATACTAAGGAGAATAAACTGCTCTTACGTCATTTCGGCAACAGGTTTACTGATATTGTCCACTTGGGAGACTTTCAGAAATGAGGGAACTGTTATATCATTTGACAGCTTAGAGTGGTGTCTGTTTTCAGTAGTAATTTACAGTTTGATAAGCGTTTCAACTGTGAAACAGGGAACTACGAGATGGTTCGCTCATCTGGTCACATTATCCATTTCTTTAGGGCTAGCAATCTCTTCCAAATTTATTGGTGTTGTCACTTGGGCCTTTgtaattctttctttggtgCGTCAATTTGATAGACTGATCAGCGACATTAAAGTTACGACCTCCCAAATAGTaagatttattattttgtgcGTATTATTCGTTTTGGTTGTACCTGGAtctatttttataataaGTTATTCGAACTTGCTTACGAACTTCAAGACAGACACGCcgcaattttcaaaatatatgAGCACGTTTTTCAAGTCCTACCTAAGAGGTCCTCAACTGCAGCCAAGCCGGTTATACTATGGCTCAACGATTACATTACGACATTTAGATTCCATGGTAGGATATCTTGCTTCTCACGATATTTCCTACCCATCAGATGCTGACGAACAGTTAGTAACGTTATCATTTGAGGAATTCAATGTTGATAATGAATGGGTAGTAGAACATCCAACattaaatttaaatttttctgaGGTACACCATGCTGATCAATTGACACCTGTAGAATTTGGTCAAGATATTAAATTAAGACACAAATCTACCGGAAAATTATTGAGAGCTAGCACTGCTAAACCACCCATCAGCGAGCAGGATTatgattttcaaatctcATGCACGAAAGATTCAGACTACGAAGGAGGCATGGATGAGACATGGGATGTCCTGCTCATCAAAGATGAAACCAACaacgacaaaaaaaataacgCAGATGATAAATACGTTAAACCGCTTCGATCAGAGATGCGCTTTTACAATAATGGCCAAAGGTGTGGGCTATTAAGCCATGATCTTAGATTACCTGAATGGGGCCGCTTTGAGCAAGAAGTCTTATGCATGGAGAATCCAGTCACACCAAGAACCACTTTTGTAATAGACTCAGTACAATTACCAGTTGATTTCCAAGTTCCAATGATGGAATATTATATGAGTGAAATTAATTCTTCAGCAGAAGTTAATCATACCTTATCCTGGTCACAATtgtttcatcttcttggaGAATATATCTTCAAACAGTACAAGTACAATTACTACATTAAATACGGTAAAAATAAGGTCAGCTTTGAAGATGCATTCGCTGTGGAAAAATGGCCAATAACGTTGGACGCAGAATCTCCAGTTTGGTTTAATTTCGCGTGGTATGGATCTATACTGTCgatgtttattttcttgtgCGTTCAATGTAAGAGAATGATATGTTGGAATCCATGGTCAACTGCTGAagcttccttttctatCCATTGGGATATTTATAATGAATTTGGCTGGAAGTGCATAATTGGTTGGtttttacatttttatatCTTCACAATGAGTCCACATTTCAACCTGGGAAAAACACTGTACttccaaagttttttctttagcGTACTGTGTCTTTTAGAATCATTAGATTTTCTTACGAAGCAAATGGTAGAAAGGTCCTGTCagttataa
- the SUM1 gene encoding Sum1p (Transcriptional repressor that regulates middle-sporulation genes~similar to YDR310C) — translation MSENTTAPSDNITNEQRLPSGSKDDVDTLTPTSPQNQANDMRELDADANTKDLPSITDIPISDDSDIKRHDGSGFGSNPHHIEDPPCSSIDTLKKGMEKVTKQCNDLKTALLSKDTSLTDSVQDLFNSLKVLSHNQSVLENKLDDVMKNQVNTDVLVNNLNERLNKLSTLLQNTSKVNYSNLPIENSSNNNNSQHNTSSSRRGPGRPRKDTSTSAMNKLVSNAASANPKSSSNQSTPLSPVNISLPTAVVQTSKSKRYFVEPSTKQDSLLLSAPSSSRDDADIPLTSVPQRTSLENGKDRPSTANSSSMTPTPVTPNNLIQIKRKRGRPPKKRTVETMISNSTDTIDKSDASNRIKTEIPINSLLPSSKFHQIPSSPSNPTSQPVPIRISRSATHETDSKSLEPASPISTNGDANTEDSNATNIAYNNAEEKVDGEEIKTQKEKIITIKTPSDNSGNNTNNNNNNTDNVIKFSANSDINSDIRRLMVNDQFSLSYDASGNITVKLPPVSSPAAATAAAAAAVTSEMNRQQRELDKRRDSREKMLVNMKYNDRDKAKSFMESNKKLLKAMKEEERRKRMTSIIHDNHLNLNLNEISTRSKIKSMEKPTTKGSSMSPKPRSASISVMSDHQQEGCQPAEQEKLVDIDNEGSNVNNDPLKMGLTISAAGTVHKVGIQSMLNSGEEAAANDNAEYEKKALGDEETTTFVPLVNSPSSDVVRKRSSGDDEPGNQTEDTSISSKKRRTADQIKGEEDEGETGVSQGEMLATVENVSGDISADFSKGTSSIHNDTESVNDSSNGNGNLGLGTESRNTLLTATPIELICREGFFYRRDIPDVPITTGAYLEFKFKAKEEELINSSINEEDYATKSKHEKMNAHFFKPDIQEETELAFEILSKTTLTEKYVNSLEYFLMEFRWENKLVGLGLKLRESKRTWQRRKALFALFEFWRDQSRDKRRFHNYTILHAVKEMENYRIFINRSVSWFYNHITLLKMILYDLCDNVTTQWREWMFPHNETLPTLGQDGINEDNLNETIDNMLIFDFLDDGSENNQVKYSRIIPPDIR, via the coding sequence ATGTCTGAGAACACCACAGCCCCTTCTGATAATATAACCAATGAACAGAGACTTCCGTCTGGATCCAAAGATGATGTGGATACGTTAACACCTACCAGTCCTCAAAATCAAGCTAATGATATGAGGGAACTAGACGCAGATGCAAACACTAAAGATTTGCCATCCATCACAGACATTCCAATTAGTGATGATTCTGATATAAAACGACATGATGGTTCTGGTTTTGGTTCAAACCCGCATCATATAGAGGACCCTCCATGTTCATCGATCGACACATTGAAAAAGGGTATGGAAAAAGTTACCAAACAGTGTAACGATTTGAAGACGGCCTTGCTTTCCAAAGACACTTCCCTGACTGATTCTGTGCAGGATTTATTTAACTCTTTAAAAGTTTTATCACACAATCAATCAGTTTTGGAGAATAAATTAGATGATGTCATGAAGAATCAGGTGAATACTGATGTATTAGTCAATAATTTGAATGAACGATTGAACAAACTGTCAACGCTGTTGCAAAATACTTCAAAAGTAAATTACTCCAATCTTCCCATAGAAAATTCATctaataacaacaattcACAGCATAATACCTCCTCTTCTCGAAGGGGACCTGGTAGGccaagaaaagatacaTCAACCTCCGCAATGAATAAGTTAGTGTCAAACGCAGCCTCGGCTAATCCTAAAAGCTCATCTAATCAGAGTACTCCTCTTTCACCAGTAAATATTTCCTTACCGACTGCCGTAGTACAAACATCTAAATCTAAAAGGTATTTTGTGGAGCCATCAACGAAACAAGATTCGCTTTTATTATCTGCCCCTTCGTCATCAAGAGATGATGCCGACATACCCTTGACTTCCGTACCGCAAAGAACGAGCcttgaaaatggtaaagaTCGACCATCCACCGCCAATTCTAGCTCCATGACACCAACACCTGTTACGCCGAACAACTTAAtccaaataaaaagaaaaagaggcaGGCCGCCCAAAAAGAGAACGGTGGAAACAATGATATCAAACTCCACGGATACTATAGATAAATCAGACGCTTCTAATCGGATCAAAACCGAGATTCCAATAAATTCTTTACTTCCATCCTCCAAATTTCACCAGATACCATCATCTCCATCAAATCCAACATCACAACCGGTGCCGATTCGGATTTCGAGGTCAGCCACACACGAAACAGACTCTAAAAGTTTAGAACCAGCCTCTCCCATTTCAACTAATGGTGATGCAAACACTGAGGATTCAAATGCTACTAACATTGCTTATAACAATGCGGAAGAAAAGGTAGatggtgaagaaattaaaacccagaaggagaaaataataactaTTAAAACACCCAGCGATAACAGCGGCAATAATAcgaacaataataataataataccgATAATGTCATTAAGTTTTCTGCTAATTCGGACATCAACAGTGATATTCGCCGATTAATGGTTAATGACCAGTTTTCACTAAGTTACGATGCCAGCGGTAATATTACAGTGAAGTTGCCACCTGTTTCCTCTCCTGCTGCGGCaactgctgctgctgctgccgCGGTTACGTCAGAAATGAATAGACAACAAAGAGAATTAGATAAAAGACGTGATTCAAGGGAGAAAATGCTTGTTAATATGAAATATAATGATCGTGATAAAGCCAAATCGTTTATGGAATCtaataaaaaactattaaaagcaatgaaggaagaagagagaaggaaaagaatgaCTTCAATAATACACGATAATCACTTAAATTTGAACTTGAATGAGATATCCACCCGTTCAAAGATAAAAAGTATGGAAAAACCAACAACCAAAGGTTCTTCGATGTCGCCAAAACCAAGATCGGCCTCTATCAGTGTCATGTCAGATCACCAACAGGAAGGATGTCAACCAGCGGAACAAGAAAAGCTGGTTGATATTGATAACGAAGGCTCAAACGTAAATAACGATCCACTCAAGATGGGTCTAACCATATCTGCTGCTGGAACTGTCCACAAAGTGGGAATACAGTCCATGTTAAATTCTGGGGAAGAAGCAGCCGCCAATGATAATGCggaatatgaaaagaaggcTCTGGGAGATGAAGAAACTACTACATTTGTCCCATTAGTAAATTCGCCTTCTTCGGACGTAGTGAGGAAAAGGTCATCAGGCGATGATGAACCAGGGAATCAAACAGAGGATACGAGCATAtcctcaaaaaaaaggcgcACAGCGGATCAAATAAaaggtgaagaagatgaaggaGAAACGGGTGTCAGTCAGGGCGAGATGTTGGCCACTGTCGAGAATGTCTCAGGAGACATCTCCGCAGATTTTTCCAAAGGCACTTCATCTATCCATAACGATACTGAATCTGTTAACGATAGTAGTAATGGCAATGGAAACCTCGGTTTGGGCACAGAGTCACGCAATACTTTGTTGACGGCAACCCCCATTGAGTTGATTTGCCGTGAGGGTTTCTTCTACCGAAGGGATATTCCAGACGTACCCATTACCACGGGAGCGTACCTGGAATTTAAATTCAAGGCCAAAGAAGAGGAATTGATCAATTCTAGCATCAATGAAGAGGATTATGCTACCAAGTCaaaacatgaaaaaatgaatgcGCATTTTTTCAAGCCTGATATTCAAGAGGAGACGGAGCTTgcctttgaaattttgagcAAGACGACGCTGACAGAGAAATACGTTAATAGTTTGGAGTACTTCCTGATGGAATTCAGATGGGAGAATAAGCTAGTCGGACTAGGTCTGAAACTTAGGGAATCCAAAAGAACCTGGCAAAGGAGAAAGGCATTATTTGCCCTTTTCGAATTTTGGAGAGACCAATCAAGagacaaaagaagattCCACAATTACACTATCCTACATGCGGTGAAAGAGATGGAAAACTACagaatatttattaatCGATCCGTTTCATGGTTCTACAATCATATTACCCTGTTAAAAATGATCCTTTACGACCTCTGCGACAATGTGACCACTCAGTGGAGAGAATGGATGTTTCCCCATAACGAAACACTGCCGACATTGGGTCAGGATGGCATCAACGAAGACAATCTGAATGAGACCATCGACAACATGCTAATTTTCgattttcttgatgatGGTTCTGAAAACAACCAGGTGAAATATTCTAGAATCATACCGCCAGACATCCGTTAA
- the TFB1 gene encoding TFIIH/NER complex subunit TFB1 (Subunit of TFIIH and nucleotide excision repair factor 3 complexes~similar to YDR311W), with protein sequence MSRSGAAIFEKVSGIIAINEDVSPAELTWRSTDGDKVHTVVLSTIDKLQATPASSEKMMLRLIGKVDESKKKKDNEGNEVLPKPQRHMFSFNNRTVMDNIKMTLQQIISRYKDADIYEEKRKKEESAQNTETPMSSSSVTAETPTPHLDTPQLNSGAPLINTAKLDDSLSKEKLLTNLKLQQSLLKGNKALMKVFQETVINAGLPPSEFWSTRIPLLRAFALSTSQKVGPYNVLSTIKPVASSENKVNVNLSREKILNIFENYPIVKKAYTDNVPKNFKEPEFWARFFSSKLFRKLRGEKIMQNDRGDVIIDRYLTLDQEFDRKDDDMLLHPVKKIIDLDGNIQDDPVVRGNRPDFTMQPGVDINGNSDGTVDILKGMNRLSEKMIMALKNEYSRTNLQNKSNITNDDEDEDKDERNELKIDDLNESYKTNYAIIHLKRNAHEKTTDNDTKSSVNSMKNADLKVSNQQMLQQLSLVMDNLINKLDLNQVVPNNEVSNKINRRVITAIKINAKQAKHNNVNSALGSFVGNTSQANETEAASTLPIDLLESCRMLHTTCCEFLKHFYIHFQSGEQKQASTVKKLYNHLKDCIEKLNELFQDVLNGDGESMSNTCTAYLKPVLNSITLATHKYDEYFNEYNNNSN encoded by the coding sequence ATGTCACGCTCTGGAGCTGCCATCTTCGAGAAGGTATCAGGGATAATTGCCATAAATGAGGATGTTTCACCAGCAGAATTGACGTGGAGGTCTACGGACGGTGACAAGGTCCATACAGTTGTGTTATCCACCATTGACAAGCTGCAAGCCACCCCAGCCTcaagtgaaaaaatgatgCTCAGGCTAATCGGGAAAGTGGATGAgtcaaaaaagaagaaagacaaCGAAGGAAACGAGGTTCTGCCAAAACCGCAACGTCATATGTTTTCGTTTAACAACAGAACGGTCATGGATAATATCAAGATGACCCTGCAACAAATCATTTCACGGTATAAGGATGCAGATATATATgaagagaagagaaagaaggaGGAGTCTGCACAAAACACAGAAACACCGATGAGCTCCTCTTCTGTTACAGCAGAGACTCCCACACCACATCTCGATACACCACAACTGAATAGTGGGGCTCCATTGATCAATACAGCCAAACTAGATGATTCGCTGTCTAAAGAGAAACTGTTGACTAATTTAAAGCTACAGCAATCGTTACTGAAGGGAAACAAAGCTTTGATGaaagtttttcaagaaacaGTCATTAATGCCGGTTTGCCTCCATCGGAATTTTGGTCAACTAGGATTCCGCTGTTGAGGGCTTTTGCTCTATCCACTTCTCAAAAAGTCGGGCCTTACAACGTTTTGTCGACAATCAAACCAGTGGCTTCGTCGGAAAATAAAGTCAACGTTAACCTGTCAAGggagaaaattttgaatatttttgagAACTATCCCATTGTAAAAAAAGCTTATACTGATAACGTgcccaaaaattttaaagagCCTGAATTTTGGGCAAGATTCTTCTCTTCAAAGTTATTCAGAAAATTAAGGGGTGAAAAGATCATGCAAAATGATAGAGGTGATGTGATCATTGACAGGTACTTGACATTGGATCAAGAATTTGACAGAAAAGATGATGACATGTTATTGCATCctgtgaaaaaaattatagaTTTAGACGGTAACATACAGGACGATCCAGTTGTACGAGGAAACAGGCCTGATTTTACCATGCAGCCAGGTGTAGATATCAATGGTAATAGCGATGGCACCGTGGATATCTTAAAAGGTATGAATAGATtaagtgaaaaaatgattatggctttaaaaaatgaatattctAGAACAAATTTACAGAACAAGTCTAATATTACAAAcgatgacgaagatgagGACAAGGATGAAAGAAACGAACTGAAAATCGATGATTTGAATGAGAGCTACAAGACAAACTATGCAATCATACatctgaaaagaaatgcacACGAAAAGACCACAGACAACGATACGAAAAGTTCGGTGAACTCGATGAAAAATGCAGATTTGAAGGTTTCTAATCAACAAATGTTGCAACAACTGTCATTGGTCATGGAtaatttaataaataaactAGATTTGAATCAAGTAGTTCCCAATAACGAAGTTAGTAACAAAATCAACAGAAGAGTCATAACTGCAATCAAGATTAACGCCAAACAGGCTAAACACAACAACGTTAACTCAGCACTCGGCTCTTTTGTGGGCAATACTTCTCAAGCAAACGAAACAGAGGCGGCAAGTACTCTACCAATAGACCTATTAGAAAGTTGTAGAATGCTACACACAACGTGCTGTGAATTTTTAAagcatttttatattcatttcCAAAGCGGTGAACAAAAGCAAGCCAGTACCGTCAAAAAACTTTATAATCATTTAAAGGACTGTATTGAAAAGCTGAACGAGCTATTTCAAGACGTGCTTAATGGTGATGGTGAATCCATGTCAAATACATGTACTGCCTATTTGAAGCCAGTTTTGAACTCCATTACTTTGGCCACCCATAAGTACGATGAGTATTTCAATGAATATAATAACAATTCGAACTAA
- the PFU1 gene encoding Pfu1p (similar to YDR306C), with protein MANKSRPKKIKAPYRKYVAGEGFSSTRNDNKAREFTITVPDDAELIETPQGSYYYDKINETIVKLTRLSNDKKEKKGHKQSLLSSSAPNFQEDKDGKVIENEETSIHSLSLRMVLPWEVQHRIIHYLSIPEDEEKANKTTNGRKATTGINMNYLLVCRNWYFMCLPKLYFAPALTSKNFNGFVDTIIINKKKNLGHYVFELNLSTILQSGRNSFVSKLLRRCCSNLTKFIAPQTSFGYAPLISLKSCHDLKFLDLGLVSETVKLKELFSAIKNFTKLTHLSFPRSSIDCQGFQDIEWPQNLRYLKLSGGITNEFVIDTKWPKTITTLEFSYCPQITELSIYSLLSQIGDNLKHLFFHYPMPSLTENSLDHVFTYCANLISLQLMVDYCSKWCFSEFMLSKLVEYDRPLKTLYLECSGSLGLASKIHPDDLTIAILESRLPCLKNICVSPKLGWNMKSDEVADLVVSLEDQDGSLYLNY; from the coding sequence ATGGCAAACAAATCACGacccaagaaaatcaaggCTCCTTACAGGAAGTACGTGGCGGGAGAGGGTTTCTCCTCTACAAGAAATGATAATAAAGCTAGAGAATTCACCATCACTGTGCCGGATGATGCAGAACTAATTGAGACTCCGCAAGGAtcttattattatgataaaatcaatgaaaCTATAGTGAAGCTGACACGACTGAGTAATGataaaaaggagaaaaaaggGCATAAGCAGTCGTTGTTGTCGTCATCAGCACCGAACTTCCAGGAAGATAAGGATGGCAAAGTCATAGAGAATGAGGAAACGAGCATACATTCACTATCGTTAAGGATGGTTTTGCCATGGGAAGTTCAGCATAGAATAATTCATTATCTTAGTATACcagaggatgaagaaaaagcaaataaaactactaatggaagaaaagcaaCTACTGGTATAAACATGAACTACTTACTAGTTTGTAGAAACTGGTATTTTATGTGTCTACCAAAGCTTTATTTTGCACCAGCGTTAACAAGCAAGAACTTCAACGGGTTCGTTGATACAATaattataaataaaaagaagaatttagGACACTACGTTTTTGAGTTGAACTTATCTACAATTTTACAAAGTGGCAGAAATTCATTTGTTTCCAAGCTTTTGCGACGATGCTGCTCTAATCTAACTAAATTCATCGCCCCACAGACAAGCTTTGGTTACGCGCCCttgatttcattgaaaTCGTGTCatgatttgaaattcttaGACCTGGGTTTGGTGTCAGAAACGGTTAAGCTGAAGGAGCTGTTTTCTgccatcaaaaattttactaAATTAACACATTTATCTTTTCCTAGATCATCTATTGATTGCCAAGGGTTCCAAGATATTGAATGGCCACAAAATCTTAGATACTTAAAATTGAGTGGAGGTATAACAAATGAATTTGTGATTGATACAAAATGGCCAAAAACTATCACAACTTTAGAATTTTCTTATTGTCCTCAAATAACAGAGTTGTCTATTTATTCGTTGTTATCGCAGATCGGTGATAATTTGAagcatttattttttcattatccGATGCCATCTTTGACAGAAAATTCCCTAGACCACGTCTTTACGTATTGTGCCaatttaatttctttgcaaCTCATGGTAGATTACTGTTCCAAATGGTGCTTTTCTGAATTCATGCTGAGTAAATTGGTGGAATATGATAGGCCTCTTAAAACATTATACTTAGAATGCAGTGGATCCTTAGGATTAGCTTCTAAGATTCATCCCGATGATTTGACTATAGCCATATTAGAATCTAGGCTGCCCTGCTTAAAGAACATTTGTGTTTCTCCCAAGCTAGGGTGGAATATGAAGAGCGATGAGGTTGCCGATTTGGTGGTCTCTTTGGAAGATCAAGATGGTAGTTTATATCTTAATTATTAG
- the GIC2 gene encoding Gic2p (Redundant rho-like GTPase Cdc42p effector~similar to YDR309C), with translation MTSASITNTGNETMNLPQMRSIWLDEDEEAEKLYGLQAQQFMGSDDDDENLGITFINSDKPVLSNKKNIDLPPLLPNAHSSSYHRRSNSSSAKSKESSASSASKTNHKNVFFKLSLLKKKFLGAQLDIRGKGISTPFDFQHISHADTRNGFQDQQVQEPSPLPTEIEDDCASSSSKRDSRSLNKAFVTERIPANRESKLISRSHDKKTSRLSVARSISVTSSNYSKNTQGNIHSINGRVVSTSTMATSIFEYSPNASPKQLKNKSHALGHRYTNSTDSSESSLDFLKNYNFPTLLEDKPILDFLPRSQRSSAYRSLLETPNSNKDSSKVFSPLRQSPLLKRRNSIATPSPQSKFSYADSPANYRKSFDDVLHPYNQLEPLQI, from the coding sequence atgacTAGTGCAAGTATTACGAATACTGGTAACGAAACCATGAACCTTCCACAGATGCGGTCGATTTGGctggatgaagatgaagaagctgAGAAGCTCTATGGTCTGCAAGCCCAACAATTCATGGGatctgatgatgatgatgagaaCTTAGGAATTACTTTCATCAACAGTGATAAACCTGTGCTGagtaacaagaaaaatatcgACTTGCCTCCACTTTTACCAAATGCCCACTCATCTAGCTACCATAGGAGAAGTAATTCTAGCTCTGCAAAGTCTAAAGAATCTTCAGCATCCAGCGCCAGCAAGACAAATCACAAaaatgttttcttcaagctcagtttgttgaagaaaaagtttcttggTGCTCAACTGGATATAAGAGGTAAAGGCATCTCCACTCCGTTTGATTTTCAACATATTTCACATGCTGACACCAGAAATGGATTCCAGGATCAGCAGGTACAGGAACCTTCGCCACTGCCCACAGAGATTGAGGACGATTGTGCTTCCTCCTCAAGCAAGCGGGATTCGAGATCACTAAATAAGGCCTTTGTCACTGAAAGGATTCCTGCTAATCGCGAAAGCAAACTCATTTCAAGATCTCACGACAAAAAGACATCAAGATTATCAGTCGCGCGTTCGATCTCGGTCACTTCGTCTAATTACTCTAAAAACACACAAGGAAACATCCATTCCATTAATGGGAGAGTTGTATCTACTTCAACCATGGCTACATCTATTTTTGAGTATTCTCCAAACGCATCTCCAAAACAGCTGAAAAATAAGTCACATGCTCTAGGTCATAGATACACTAATTCTACGGATTCTAGCGAGTCCTCActggattttttgaagaactACAATTTCCCCACACTACTTGAAGATAAGCCGATTTTAGACTTCTTACCTCGTTCGCAGAGGTCAAGTGCTTACCGTAGCCTTTTAGAGACcccaaattcaaataagGATTCATCAAAAGTTTTCTCTCCTTTACGACAAAGTCCGCTTCTCAAGAGAAGAAACTCTATAGCAACGCCTTCTCCTCAATCTAAATTTTCGTATGCTGACTCCCCTGCCAACTATAGAAAATCTTTCGATGATGTTCTTCATCCTTACAACCAATTGGAACCCCTGCAGATTTAA
- the SRB7 gene encoding Srb7p (Subunit of the RNA polymerase II mediator complex~similar to YDR308C), whose amino-acid sequence MTDRLTQLQICLDQMTEQFCATLNYIDKNHGFERLTANEPQMSDKHATVVPPDEFSNTIDELSTDIILKTRQINKLIDSLPGVDVSAEEQLRKIDMLQKKLVEVEDEKIGAIKKKEKLLRNVDSLIEDFVDGIANSKKST is encoded by the coding sequence ATGACAGATAGATTAACACAATTGCAGATATGTTTAGACCAAATGACGGAGCAATTTTGTGCTACTTTAAACTACATAGATAAGAACCATGGTTTTGAACGATTAACCGCAAATGAACCTCAAATGTCCGATAAACATGCTACAGTGGTGCCTCCTGATGAATTTTCGAACACGATAGATGAGCTATCCACGGACATTATACTGAAAACAAGACAAATAAATAAGCTTATTGACTCGCTGCCTGGTGTCGACGTTTCAGCTGAGGAGCAATTGAGGAAGATTGACATGCTGCAGAAAAAATTAGTTGAAGTGGAAGACGAGAAAATTGGGGCcatcaagaagaaagagaaacttTTAAGGAACGTTGATTCTTTAATTGAGGATTTTGTGGACGGCATTgcaaattcaaagaagagCACATAA